Proteins encoded by one window of Aphis gossypii isolate Hap1 chromosome X, ASM2018417v2, whole genome shotgun sequence:
- the LOC114125192 gene encoding uncharacterized protein LOC114125192 isoform X2 produces the protein MFYHQSLKALYQYLGDELDTFAGSTSYKSVVINTVPLLFMKLNVMPGEIASIIANSSNIKFILQYALSRNRPFGIVHKINEDMPTYGVLVAIYNHSLIKESIETKSYEVQIRGLQLFKIHHFKPFPDRNNQTLALARIEIIPIETSNHPYNELCLNPNKYNSSIKFSQKNMWQSQWPSLVYKQFDVYELASRIFKKVRILYKDIKFSNIPSILSFQVTKLGIFTHEEVNELLGIESTNLRLQLELGYFIKHQSMQKLRCSRVHCGIPISNMSYVVPISPKGIEDSYCGSWGALHTLVTVTHLEDNLKVIKSRDVMSEYFWRIGYKNSIIFCPNCRSYLGWFFSVKDNLLSSSPRSFYGLSIDSVTSIDDHILPLVSSDDELPLEQDSDRGIIFEAINDTDILETPYWTFTK, from the exons ATGTTCTACCACCAAAGTCTAAAGGCACTATATCAG tatttgggAGATGAACTTGATACGTTTGCTGGATCTACAAGTTATAAATCAGTTGTTATTAATACAGTACCATTgctttttatgaaattaaatgtgATGCCCGGAGAAATTGCTTCAATTATAGCTAATTCTTCAAATATCAAATTCATATTACAATATGCTTTGAGCCGTAATCGTCCATTTGGaattgtacataaaat taATGAAGATATGCCTACATATGGTGTATTAGTTGCGATTTATAACCATTCTTTAATCAAGGAatctattgaaacaaaatCTTATGAAGTTCAAATTAGAGGGCttcaactatttaaaattcatcattTCAAACCATTTCCAGATAG gaacaATCAAACTCTTGCTTTGGCTCGAATTGAAATTATACCAATTGAAACATCAAATCATCCGTACAATGAACTATGTTTAAAtccaaacaaatacaattcaagtataaa ATTCTCTCAAAAAAACATGTGGCAAAGTCAGTGGCCATCTTTGGTTTATAAGCAATTTGATGTTTATGAATTGGCATCTcgcattttcaaaaaagttagAATATTGT ataaagatataaaattctcaaatattccaagtatattatcattccaAGTGACAAAACTTGGTATATTTACACATGAAGAAGTAAATGAATTGCTTGGTATTGAGTCAACAAACCTACGGCTTCAATTAGAACTAgggtattttatcaaacat CAATCAATGCAAAAATTAAGGTGCTCCAGAGTACATTGTGGTATTCCAATTTCCAATATGAGTTATGTGGTACCTATATCTCCTAAAGGAATTGAAGATAGTTATTGTGGCTCTTGGGGAGCACTTCATACCTTGGTTACAGTAACTCATCTAGAAGATAATTTAAAGGTGATAAAATCTAGAGATGTAATGTCTGAATACTTCTGGCGCAttgg gtataaaaattctataattttttgccCAAACTGTAGATCTTATTTAGGCTGGTTTTTTTCGGTTAAagataatttgttatcatcATCGCCGAGATCATTCTACGGATTATCTATAGATTCCGTAACATCTATAGATGACCACATATTACCTTTAGTTTCTTCAGATGATGAATTACCACTAGAGCAAGACAGTGATAGAGGAATAATTTTTGAGGCCATCAATGACACAGATATTTta GAAACACCTTATTGGACTTTCACCAAGTAA
- the LOC114125188 gene encoding uncharacterized protein LOC114125188, which produces MAMNWWKIMVLQILITTVICSTGLDLGDDSKLSNENIILLFKQFLEDINNQHAIKDNDEIEKIKDLYQPLSLTSLNGKYLDKFTENEIKNEELQQSTFENHQNMKSIKHFNKRRDQENLCYFKICNKKRSINDYDNFIRYITKRYYNPQQF; this is translated from the exons ATGGCAATGAATTGGTGGAAAATAATGGTCTTGCAAATATTGATAACTACTGTAATTTGTTCAACTGGATTGGATCTTGGCGAtgattcaaaattatcaaatgaaaatataattttattatttaaacagtttttagAG gatataaataatcaacacGCCATTAAAGATAATgatgaaatagaaaaaataaaagatttatatCAACCATTGTCATTGACATCATTAAATGGCAAATATCTTGACAAATTCACAgagaatgaaataaaaaatgaggAATTACAGCAATCAACATTTGAAAACcatcaaaatatgaaaagtattaaacattttaacaagAGAAGAG ATCAagaaaatttatgttattttaagatttgcAACAAAAAAAGATCTATAAACGACTATGACAATTTTATCCGCTACATaacaaaaagatattataatccacaacagttttaa
- the LOC114125192 gene encoding uncharacterized protein LOC114125192 isoform X1: protein MADSVGNRTNLQRNEPHSRPTSFISPELQLTMFYHQSLKALYQYLGDELDTFAGSTSYKSVVINTVPLLFMKLNVMPGEIASIIANSSNIKFILQYALSRNRPFGIVHKINEDMPTYGVLVAIYNHSLIKESIETKSYEVQIRGLQLFKIHHFKPFPDRNNQTLALARIEIIPIETSNHPYNELCLNPNKYNSSIKFSQKNMWQSQWPSLVYKQFDVYELASRIFKKVRILYKDIKFSNIPSILSFQVTKLGIFTHEEVNELLGIESTNLRLQLELGYFIKHQSMQKLRCSRVHCGIPISNMSYVVPISPKGIEDSYCGSWGALHTLVTVTHLEDNLKVIKSRDVMSEYFWRIGYKNSIIFCPNCRSYLGWFFSVKDNLLSSSPRSFYGLSIDSVTSIDDHILPLVSSDDELPLEQDSDRGIIFEAINDTDILETPYWTFTK, encoded by the exons ATGGCCGACTCCGTTGGTAACAG AACCAACTTACAAAGAAATGAACCTCATTCAAGACCTACTTCAtttattt cCCCAGAACTTCAATTAACTATGTTCTACCACCAAAGTCTAAAGGCACTATATCAG tatttgggAGATGAACTTGATACGTTTGCTGGATCTACAAGTTATAAATCAGTTGTTATTAATACAGTACCATTgctttttatgaaattaaatgtgATGCCCGGAGAAATTGCTTCAATTATAGCTAATTCTTCAAATATCAAATTCATATTACAATATGCTTTGAGCCGTAATCGTCCATTTGGaattgtacataaaat taATGAAGATATGCCTACATATGGTGTATTAGTTGCGATTTATAACCATTCTTTAATCAAGGAatctattgaaacaaaatCTTATGAAGTTCAAATTAGAGGGCttcaactatttaaaattcatcattTCAAACCATTTCCAGATAG gaacaATCAAACTCTTGCTTTGGCTCGAATTGAAATTATACCAATTGAAACATCAAATCATCCGTACAATGAACTATGTTTAAAtccaaacaaatacaattcaagtataaa ATTCTCTCAAAAAAACATGTGGCAAAGTCAGTGGCCATCTTTGGTTTATAAGCAATTTGATGTTTATGAATTGGCATCTcgcattttcaaaaaagttagAATATTGT ataaagatataaaattctcaaatattccaagtatattatcattccaAGTGACAAAACTTGGTATATTTACACATGAAGAAGTAAATGAATTGCTTGGTATTGAGTCAACAAACCTACGGCTTCAATTAGAACTAgggtattttatcaaacat CAATCAATGCAAAAATTAAGGTGCTCCAGAGTACATTGTGGTATTCCAATTTCCAATATGAGTTATGTGGTACCTATATCTCCTAAAGGAATTGAAGATAGTTATTGTGGCTCTTGGGGAGCACTTCATACCTTGGTTACAGTAACTCATCTAGAAGATAATTTAAAGGTGATAAAATCTAGAGATGTAATGTCTGAATACTTCTGGCGCAttgg gtataaaaattctataattttttgccCAAACTGTAGATCTTATTTAGGCTGGTTTTTTTCGGTTAAagataatttgttatcatcATCGCCGAGATCATTCTACGGATTATCTATAGATTCCGTAACATCTATAGATGACCACATATTACCTTTAGTTTCTTCAGATGATGAATTACCACTAGAGCAAGACAGTGATAGAGGAATAATTTTTGAGGCCATCAATGACACAGATATTTta GAAACACCTTATTGGACTTTCACCAAGTAA
- the LOC114125189 gene encoding uncharacterized protein LOC114125189, producing the protein MDENFEENLKRGRKLIERLEELQYLSFNSRPKWITIHKSKLKLFMAYTYCGYPSHNKISENSYIEENFFELYENEHKDKIIKLNENLGKKIKPDCNDNFKVGVTMTHSICKAVCDDCQNFPNKDIHHWILLRIKSIENKFYVIDYEKNQIYFSWEEYMEKNVLPEGYMFYPNSGFYDASNTLYQTITPASKKTEKIVKTIDKAVSISNWVGGIIVFASFVFPIAAPILLVASTAFTATSSYNFVRQSQKLYAMYKHDIEIPSIKATQEWIDLAISAIGALSAPTIVYKAYQTITAEAKTAVVSSRALNIFQKTSCITQSTLDVFRITLNIIDNNFELTLTNVLHLSLDIFCVTGILYSSIYVKNILKVLSAGPVWAPIYKTLEQIPYYLGQKILNAVYFFKNHFAVFVDQVTAFLAEKLTPTNLLFAWSTIRRIFNSYQKQTAELNIHDLLWHVVDNTAETESVKYVLRGQPMVKMLEFLSKDAAKRLMNQAFIKYCVEYVLEIANKLSKDRDDCVDELARRGETRTELVDEEFCKVYSWKSFKLEKCSMDQYVLWAIDEVSKNPVEFMDKYQQHASHPEHMFDDEMVVNQTDGDNQSVKGYTFVAPCSVLDFDICLQLAGKINPEHRYNNHEFIQPKPDVSLMINVSAFSFNIVFFGVDLINGVPKMNICFFQQRRDSFSSVGNHTILKKLQAVH; encoded by the exons ATGGATGAAAATTTTGAAGAAAACCTTAAA agaGGACGCAAGTTAATTGAACGTTTAGAAGAATTGCAATATTTATCTTTCAACAGTCGACCAAAATGGATAACCATTCATAAGAGTAAACTGAAATTGTTTATGGCATACACATATTGTGGTTACCCATCTCATAATAAGATTAGTGAAAACAGTTACATTGAAGAAAACTTCTttgaattatatgaaaatgaacacaaagataaaattataaaattgaatgaaaatttaggaaaaaaaattaaacctgattgtaatgataattttaaagtggGTGTAACTATGACACATAGTATTTGTAAAGCTGTGTGTGATGACTGCCAAAATTTTCCTAACAAAGATATACACCATTGGATATTGCTCCGAATAAAATCGatcgaaaataaattttatgttattgattATGAAAAGAATCAAATATACTTTAGTTGGGAAGAATATATGGAGAAAAATGTTCTTCCTGAAGGATATATGTTTTATCCCAATTCAGGGTTTTATGATGCATCAAATACATTGTATCAAACTATAACTCCTGCTTccaaaaaaacagaaaaaattgtaaaaacgaTTGACAAAGCTGTTTCTATCTCAAATTGGGTTGGtggtataatagtatttgcCAGTTTTGTATTTCCTATAGCAGCACCTATTCTTTTAGTAGCCTCTACAGCATTCACAGCAACTAGTTCATATAACTTTGTTAGACAAAGTCAAAAACTATATGCCATGTACAAACACGATATTGAAATACCAAGCATAAAGGCTACCCAAGAATGGATTGATTTAGCGATATCTGCAATTGGTGCATTGTCAGCACCAACTATTGTATATAAAGCATATCAGACAATAACTGCAGAAGCCAAAACAGCTGTAGTCTCAAGCAGAGCTctgaacatttttcaaaaaacttcttGTATTACTCAATCTACATTGGATGTCTTCCGTATTACTTTAAAcatcatagataataattttgaactaaCACTGACAAATGTGTTACACCTAAGTTTggatatattttgtgttacaGGAATACTATACTCttcaatttatgttaaaaatattttaaag gtaCTGTCCGCGGGACCTGTGTGGGCGCCGATTTACAAAACCCTGGAGCAAATTCCTTACTACTTgggtcaaaaaatattaaacgctgtttactttttcaaaaatcatttcGCTGTGTTTGTGGATCAAGTCACAGCGTTTCTCGCTGAAAAACTCACTCCAACAAATCTGTTATTTGCTTGGTCAACGATTCGACGTATATTTAACAGCTATCAGAAACAAACGGCCGAGCTGAACATCCACGACCTGTTATGGCACGTGGTGGACAACACCGCGGAGACAGAGAGCGTGAAGTATGTGTTGCGTGGCCAGCCCATGGTGAAAATGTTGGAATTCCTGAGCAAAGACGCGGCAAAAAGGCTAATGAATCAGGCCTTCATCAAGTATTGCGTGGAGTACGTCTTAGAGATAGCGAACAAGCTGTCAAAAGACCGCGACGATTGCGTTGACGAACTAGCCAGGCGCGGCGAAACGCGCACTGAGTTGGTGGACGAGGAGTTTTGCAAAGTGTACAGCTGGAAAAGTTTTAAGCTCGAGAAATGCTCCATGGACCAGTACGTGCTGTGGGCCATCGACGAGGTTAGTAAGAACCCGGTCGAATTTATGGACAAGTACCAGCAGCACGCATCCCACCCGGAACACATGTTTGACGACGAAATGGTGGTTAACCAGACTGACGGTGATAATCAGTCGGTCAAGGGGTACACGTTTGTGGCGCCATGCAGCGTTCTGGACTTTGATATATGCTTGCAGCTCGCAGGAAAAATCAATCCTGAGCATCGCTACAACAATCATGAATTTATACAACCCAAGCCCGACGTGTCTCTGATGATTAATGTTTCCGCTTTTTCGTTCAATATCGTATTCTTCGGCGTCGACCTGATAAACGGCGTTCCGAAGATGAACATCTGTTTCTTCCAGCAAAGGCGTGATTCATTCTCGTCGGTCGGCAACCACACAATTTTGAAGAAGTTGCAAGCAGTTCATTAG